A genomic stretch from Aquila chrysaetos chrysaetos chromosome 1, bAquChr1.4, whole genome shotgun sequence includes:
- the BBS12 gene encoding Bardet-Biedl syndrome 12 protein isoform X3, with the protein MRCFLFHLLKNLSCSKSILCFSFSPGHCHFNVLQGDPVKRRRCCLLPMAFRDMNARRHIGLQQLSSLALAGRTLLGPMKSCKFIVDESTNQSTLIGSAVRLIESLDLTSAAGQLLNETIQAQNKEFKTGMSTLLFLIGAWSNAVLECLQQNVPVSAIVSVMSEGLNSCCERVQCLQISIHDVNKELCSSSVRPNAFKSKTCQIGHDSLLNPQIFLYFQKDISAPEEVIPISSCSYQEDGCNSNKCLVSPLAGLGSIASLVKPAGDKSTSVISGSGVTTSSCNKLTHSRYFSTLGKSHFSSQQGNFQGYFSGQSADPCECYGFGHLAMALSHGNQASVKLLQSVVAYQQERAECSGSSQFNIAEIVTCCLLGLPENYSCVSPGFVTLVSSEQATVIKHFEDKPLRILLMDGDLTEQYRHLGFNRPCNVRTILEHPSLWEGRAGDLWLSSMLDILINFEVNLVLVKGNVCKNLMERCIANSILVIGFVTRDVLRAFGEVTSTQPVTYLTQLNASCVGSGAQVELWKACDGRAMDLGELVPVRIKVQGIPLLTAVLTTAVASKMQLIEDQFWTLVYRLHHALNDKNVFLGGGAVELLCLSHIQMLAEQPLQPANKNAVKEFHNPWLAASATEYKSVVLQALASGWKQYLSVVMCNTAKAASELEACTTVDHHLKKAADCGSPSAYILKEFRRGDLLRGGSGPFADHGEGLKVYDNVTAKMEAWRRALDLVLLVLQTDAEIISGPKRNQLLNSHMSSEFMFL; encoded by the exons ATGCGTTGCTTCCTGTTCCATTTACTTAAAAACTTGAGTTGCTCAAAATCCATTTTATGTTTCAGCTTCTCGCCTGGCCACTGCCATTTCAATGTGCTACAGGGGGACCCAGTGAAGCGGAGGAG atgctgcctgctgcccatGGCTTTCCGGGATATGAACGCAAGAAGACATATTGGACTTCAGCAACTCTCATCCTTAGCGTTAGCTGGAAGAACATTATTGGGGCCAATGAAGTCATGTAAATTCATTGTGGATGAAAGCACCAACCAAAGCACATTGATTGGTTCTGCTGTGAGACTGATTGAAAGTTTGGATTTAACTAGCGCTGCCGGACAGCTTCTTAATGAAACCATTCAGGCACAAAACAAAGAGTTTAAGACTGGGATGAGCACCCTGTTGTTTCTTATTGGTGCATGGAGCAATGCCGTACTGGAGTGCCTCCAGCAGAATGTTCCTGTTTCAGCAATAGTATCTGTGATGTCTGAGGGCTTGAACTCTTGCTGTGAGAGAGTCCAGTGTCTTCAAATATCAATACACGATGTAAATAAAGAGCTGTGTTCTAGCAGTGTTAGgccaaatgcttttaaaagcaaaacttgccAAATTGGACACGACAGTCTTCTAAATCCTCagattttcctgtattttcagaaagatattTCTGCACCAGAAGAAGTAATTCCAATAAGTTCTTGTTCCTATCAAGAAGATGGTTGTAATTCTAACAAGTGCCTGGTTTCACCTTTGGCTGGCCTTGGTTCAATAGCTTCTCTTGTCAAACCAGCGGGTGACAAAAGTACATCTGTGATTTCTGGAAGTGGTGTTACCACATCCAGCTGTAACAAGTTAACCCATAGCAGATACTTCAGCACTCTaggaaaaagccatttttcaagTCAGCAAGGTAATTTTCAGGGATACTTTTCAGGACAATCAGCAGATCCATGTGAATGTTACGGTTTCGGACACCTGGCAATGGCTCTGAGCCATGGAAATCAGGCTAGTGTGAAACTGTTACAAAGCGTTGTTGCGTACCAACAAGAGAGAGCAGAATGCAGTGGCTCTTCCCAGTTTAACATTGCAGAAATTGTGACGTGTTGTTTACTGGGCCTGCCTGAAAACTATTCTTGTGTCTCCCCAGGCTTTGTCACGTTAGTATCATCAGAACAAGCCACAGTTATTAAACACTTTGAAGACAAACCCCTTCGGATTCTGCTAATGGATGGTGACCTAACTGAACAATATCGTCACTTAGGTTTTAATAGACCGTGTAACGTAAGGACCATACTGGAGCATCCTAGCCtgtgggaaggcagagcaggggacTTGTGGCTAAGCAGTATGTTAGATATTCTGATAAACTTTGAAGTAAACTTGGTTTTGGTCAAAGGAAATGTGTGCAAAAACTTAATGGAAAGATGCATAGCAAACAGTATATTGGTAATTGGTTTTGTGACTCGGGATGTGTTGCGTGCCTTTGGGGAGGTCACCAGCACCCAGCCAGTGACATACCTCACCCAGCTGAATGCATCTTGTGTGGGGAGTGGAGCCCAGGTGGAGCTGTGGAAGGCCTGCGATGGGCGTGCAATGGATCTGGGTGAGCTTGTGCCGGTCAGGATAAAAGTACAAGGAATTCCCCTGCTCACGGCCGTGCTTACCACCGCTGTAGCTTCGAAGATGCAGCTCATTGAAGACCAGTTCTGGACTTTAGTGTATCGACTCCATCATGCTTTAAATGacaagaatgtttttcttggtgGTGGTGCAGTGGAGCTCTTGTGCCTTAGTCACATTCAGATGCTTGCAGAACAGCCTTTACAGccagcaaataaaaatgctgtgaaagaGTTTCACAATCCTTGGCTGGCAGCATCTGCGACAGAGTATAAATCAGTTGTGCTCCAAGCATTAGCAAGTGGCTGGAAGCAGTATCTTTCAGTGGTTATGTGTAACACTGCAAAAGCTGCATCGGAGTTGGAAGCGTGTACCACAGTTGATCATCACCTCAAAAAAGCAGCTGACTGTGGCTCTCCCTCAGCATATATATTGAAAGAGTTTAGAAGAGGTGATCTGCTCAGGGGCGGTTCTGGTCCCTTCGCTGACCACGGAGAGGGTTTAAAGGTTTATGATAATGTTACAGCCAAGATGGAGGCGTGGCGGAGAGCTCTAGACTTGGTGCTACTAGTGCTTCAGACAGATGCTGAAATTATCTCGGGTCCCAAAAGGAATCAGCTATTGAACTCACATATGTCAAGTGAGTTTATGTTTTTATAG
- the BBS12 gene encoding Bardet-Biedl syndrome 12 protein isoform X1 translates to MRCFLFHLLKNLSCSKSILCFSFSPGHCHFNVLQGDPVKRRRSVKCAKINQAYFLRLTPHPETGCCLLPMAFRDMNARRHIGLQQLSSLALAGRTLLGPMKSCKFIVDESTNQSTLIGSAVRLIESLDLTSAAGQLLNETIQAQNKEFKTGMSTLLFLIGAWSNAVLECLQQNVPVSAIVSVMSEGLNSCCERVQCLQISIHDVNKELCSSSVRPNAFKSKTCQIGHDSLLNPQIFLYFQKDISAPEEVIPISSCSYQEDGCNSNKCLVSPLAGLGSIASLVKPAGDKSTSVISGSGVTTSSCNKLTHSRYFSTLGKSHFSSQQGNFQGYFSGQSADPCECYGFGHLAMALSHGNQASVKLLQSVVAYQQERAECSGSSQFNIAEIVTCCLLGLPENYSCVSPGFVTLVSSEQATVIKHFEDKPLRILLMDGDLTEQYRHLGFNRPCNVRTILEHPSLWEGRAGDLWLSSMLDILINFEVNLVLVKGNVCKNLMERCIANSILVIGFVTRDVLRAFGEVTSTQPVTYLTQLNASCVGSGAQVELWKACDGRAMDLGELVPVRIKVQGIPLLTAVLTTAVASKMQLIEDQFWTLVYRLHHALNDKNVFLGGGAVELLCLSHIQMLAEQPLQPANKNAVKEFHNPWLAASATEYKSVVLQALASGWKQYLSVVMCNTAKAASELEACTTVDHHLKKAADCGSPSAYILKEFRRGDLLRGGSGPFADHGEGLKVYDNVTAKMEAWRRALDLVLLVLQTDAEIISGPKRNQLLNSHMSSEFMFL, encoded by the exons ATGCGTTGCTTCCTGTTCCATTTACTTAAAAACTTGAGTTGCTCAAAATCCATTTTATGTTTCAGCTTCTCGCCTGGCCACTGCCATTTCAATGTGCTACAGGGGGACCCAGTGAAGCGGAGGAGGTCAGTAAAATGCGCTAAGATTAACCAGGCATATTTCCTCCGGCTCACCCCACACCCTGAAACGGG atgctgcctgctgcccatGGCTTTCCGGGATATGAACGCAAGAAGACATATTGGACTTCAGCAACTCTCATCCTTAGCGTTAGCTGGAAGAACATTATTGGGGCCAATGAAGTCATGTAAATTCATTGTGGATGAAAGCACCAACCAAAGCACATTGATTGGTTCTGCTGTGAGACTGATTGAAAGTTTGGATTTAACTAGCGCTGCCGGACAGCTTCTTAATGAAACCATTCAGGCACAAAACAAAGAGTTTAAGACTGGGATGAGCACCCTGTTGTTTCTTATTGGTGCATGGAGCAATGCCGTACTGGAGTGCCTCCAGCAGAATGTTCCTGTTTCAGCAATAGTATCTGTGATGTCTGAGGGCTTGAACTCTTGCTGTGAGAGAGTCCAGTGTCTTCAAATATCAATACACGATGTAAATAAAGAGCTGTGTTCTAGCAGTGTTAGgccaaatgcttttaaaagcaaaacttgccAAATTGGACACGACAGTCTTCTAAATCCTCagattttcctgtattttcagaaagatattTCTGCACCAGAAGAAGTAATTCCAATAAGTTCTTGTTCCTATCAAGAAGATGGTTGTAATTCTAACAAGTGCCTGGTTTCACCTTTGGCTGGCCTTGGTTCAATAGCTTCTCTTGTCAAACCAGCGGGTGACAAAAGTACATCTGTGATTTCTGGAAGTGGTGTTACCACATCCAGCTGTAACAAGTTAACCCATAGCAGATACTTCAGCACTCTaggaaaaagccatttttcaagTCAGCAAGGTAATTTTCAGGGATACTTTTCAGGACAATCAGCAGATCCATGTGAATGTTACGGTTTCGGACACCTGGCAATGGCTCTGAGCCATGGAAATCAGGCTAGTGTGAAACTGTTACAAAGCGTTGTTGCGTACCAACAAGAGAGAGCAGAATGCAGTGGCTCTTCCCAGTTTAACATTGCAGAAATTGTGACGTGTTGTTTACTGGGCCTGCCTGAAAACTATTCTTGTGTCTCCCCAGGCTTTGTCACGTTAGTATCATCAGAACAAGCCACAGTTATTAAACACTTTGAAGACAAACCCCTTCGGATTCTGCTAATGGATGGTGACCTAACTGAACAATATCGTCACTTAGGTTTTAATAGACCGTGTAACGTAAGGACCATACTGGAGCATCCTAGCCtgtgggaaggcagagcaggggacTTGTGGCTAAGCAGTATGTTAGATATTCTGATAAACTTTGAAGTAAACTTGGTTTTGGTCAAAGGAAATGTGTGCAAAAACTTAATGGAAAGATGCATAGCAAACAGTATATTGGTAATTGGTTTTGTGACTCGGGATGTGTTGCGTGCCTTTGGGGAGGTCACCAGCACCCAGCCAGTGACATACCTCACCCAGCTGAATGCATCTTGTGTGGGGAGTGGAGCCCAGGTGGAGCTGTGGAAGGCCTGCGATGGGCGTGCAATGGATCTGGGTGAGCTTGTGCCGGTCAGGATAAAAGTACAAGGAATTCCCCTGCTCACGGCCGTGCTTACCACCGCTGTAGCTTCGAAGATGCAGCTCATTGAAGACCAGTTCTGGACTTTAGTGTATCGACTCCATCATGCTTTAAATGacaagaatgtttttcttggtgGTGGTGCAGTGGAGCTCTTGTGCCTTAGTCACATTCAGATGCTTGCAGAACAGCCTTTACAGccagcaaataaaaatgctgtgaaagaGTTTCACAATCCTTGGCTGGCAGCATCTGCGACAGAGTATAAATCAGTTGTGCTCCAAGCATTAGCAAGTGGCTGGAAGCAGTATCTTTCAGTGGTTATGTGTAACACTGCAAAAGCTGCATCGGAGTTGGAAGCGTGTACCACAGTTGATCATCACCTCAAAAAAGCAGCTGACTGTGGCTCTCCCTCAGCATATATATTGAAAGAGTTTAGAAGAGGTGATCTGCTCAGGGGCGGTTCTGGTCCCTTCGCTGACCACGGAGAGGGTTTAAAGGTTTATGATAATGTTACAGCCAAGATGGAGGCGTGGCGGAGAGCTCTAGACTTGGTGCTACTAGTGCTTCAGACAGATGCTGAAATTATCTCGGGTCCCAAAAGGAATCAGCTATTGAACTCACATATGTCAAGTGAGTTTATGTTTTTATAG
- the BBS12 gene encoding Bardet-Biedl syndrome 12 protein isoform X2 yields the protein MHLQICFSPGHCHFNVLQGDPVKRRRSVKCAKINQAYFLRLTPHPETGCCLLPMAFRDMNARRHIGLQQLSSLALAGRTLLGPMKSCKFIVDESTNQSTLIGSAVRLIESLDLTSAAGQLLNETIQAQNKEFKTGMSTLLFLIGAWSNAVLECLQQNVPVSAIVSVMSEGLNSCCERVQCLQISIHDVNKELCSSSVRPNAFKSKTCQIGHDSLLNPQIFLYFQKDISAPEEVIPISSCSYQEDGCNSNKCLVSPLAGLGSIASLVKPAGDKSTSVISGSGVTTSSCNKLTHSRYFSTLGKSHFSSQQGNFQGYFSGQSADPCECYGFGHLAMALSHGNQASVKLLQSVVAYQQERAECSGSSQFNIAEIVTCCLLGLPENYSCVSPGFVTLVSSEQATVIKHFEDKPLRILLMDGDLTEQYRHLGFNRPCNVRTILEHPSLWEGRAGDLWLSSMLDILINFEVNLVLVKGNVCKNLMERCIANSILVIGFVTRDVLRAFGEVTSTQPVTYLTQLNASCVGSGAQVELWKACDGRAMDLGELVPVRIKVQGIPLLTAVLTTAVASKMQLIEDQFWTLVYRLHHALNDKNVFLGGGAVELLCLSHIQMLAEQPLQPANKNAVKEFHNPWLAASATEYKSVVLQALASGWKQYLSVVMCNTAKAASELEACTTVDHHLKKAADCGSPSAYILKEFRRGDLLRGGSGPFADHGEGLKVYDNVTAKMEAWRRALDLVLLVLQTDAEIISGPKRNQLLNSHMSSEFMFL from the exons ATGCACCTACAAATCTG CTTCTCGCCTGGCCACTGCCATTTCAATGTGCTACAGGGGGACCCAGTGAAGCGGAGGAGGTCAGTAAAATGCGCTAAGATTAACCAGGCATATTTCCTCCGGCTCACCCCACACCCTGAAACGGG atgctgcctgctgcccatGGCTTTCCGGGATATGAACGCAAGAAGACATATTGGACTTCAGCAACTCTCATCCTTAGCGTTAGCTGGAAGAACATTATTGGGGCCAATGAAGTCATGTAAATTCATTGTGGATGAAAGCACCAACCAAAGCACATTGATTGGTTCTGCTGTGAGACTGATTGAAAGTTTGGATTTAACTAGCGCTGCCGGACAGCTTCTTAATGAAACCATTCAGGCACAAAACAAAGAGTTTAAGACTGGGATGAGCACCCTGTTGTTTCTTATTGGTGCATGGAGCAATGCCGTACTGGAGTGCCTCCAGCAGAATGTTCCTGTTTCAGCAATAGTATCTGTGATGTCTGAGGGCTTGAACTCTTGCTGTGAGAGAGTCCAGTGTCTTCAAATATCAATACACGATGTAAATAAAGAGCTGTGTTCTAGCAGTGTTAGgccaaatgcttttaaaagcaaaacttgccAAATTGGACACGACAGTCTTCTAAATCCTCagattttcctgtattttcagaaagatattTCTGCACCAGAAGAAGTAATTCCAATAAGTTCTTGTTCCTATCAAGAAGATGGTTGTAATTCTAACAAGTGCCTGGTTTCACCTTTGGCTGGCCTTGGTTCAATAGCTTCTCTTGTCAAACCAGCGGGTGACAAAAGTACATCTGTGATTTCTGGAAGTGGTGTTACCACATCCAGCTGTAACAAGTTAACCCATAGCAGATACTTCAGCACTCTaggaaaaagccatttttcaagTCAGCAAGGTAATTTTCAGGGATACTTTTCAGGACAATCAGCAGATCCATGTGAATGTTACGGTTTCGGACACCTGGCAATGGCTCTGAGCCATGGAAATCAGGCTAGTGTGAAACTGTTACAAAGCGTTGTTGCGTACCAACAAGAGAGAGCAGAATGCAGTGGCTCTTCCCAGTTTAACATTGCAGAAATTGTGACGTGTTGTTTACTGGGCCTGCCTGAAAACTATTCTTGTGTCTCCCCAGGCTTTGTCACGTTAGTATCATCAGAACAAGCCACAGTTATTAAACACTTTGAAGACAAACCCCTTCGGATTCTGCTAATGGATGGTGACCTAACTGAACAATATCGTCACTTAGGTTTTAATAGACCGTGTAACGTAAGGACCATACTGGAGCATCCTAGCCtgtgggaaggcagagcaggggacTTGTGGCTAAGCAGTATGTTAGATATTCTGATAAACTTTGAAGTAAACTTGGTTTTGGTCAAAGGAAATGTGTGCAAAAACTTAATGGAAAGATGCATAGCAAACAGTATATTGGTAATTGGTTTTGTGACTCGGGATGTGTTGCGTGCCTTTGGGGAGGTCACCAGCACCCAGCCAGTGACATACCTCACCCAGCTGAATGCATCTTGTGTGGGGAGTGGAGCCCAGGTGGAGCTGTGGAAGGCCTGCGATGGGCGTGCAATGGATCTGGGTGAGCTTGTGCCGGTCAGGATAAAAGTACAAGGAATTCCCCTGCTCACGGCCGTGCTTACCACCGCTGTAGCTTCGAAGATGCAGCTCATTGAAGACCAGTTCTGGACTTTAGTGTATCGACTCCATCATGCTTTAAATGacaagaatgtttttcttggtgGTGGTGCAGTGGAGCTCTTGTGCCTTAGTCACATTCAGATGCTTGCAGAACAGCCTTTACAGccagcaaataaaaatgctgtgaaagaGTTTCACAATCCTTGGCTGGCAGCATCTGCGACAGAGTATAAATCAGTTGTGCTCCAAGCATTAGCAAGTGGCTGGAAGCAGTATCTTTCAGTGGTTATGTGTAACACTGCAAAAGCTGCATCGGAGTTGGAAGCGTGTACCACAGTTGATCATCACCTCAAAAAAGCAGCTGACTGTGGCTCTCCCTCAGCATATATATTGAAAGAGTTTAGAAGAGGTGATCTGCTCAGGGGCGGTTCTGGTCCCTTCGCTGACCACGGAGAGGGTTTAAAGGTTTATGATAATGTTACAGCCAAGATGGAGGCGTGGCGGAGAGCTCTAGACTTGGTGCTACTAGTGCTTCAGACAGATGCTGAAATTATCTCGGGTCCCAAAAGGAATCAGCTATTGAACTCACATATGTCAAGTGAGTTTATGTTTTTATAG
- the BBS12 gene encoding Bardet-Biedl syndrome 12 protein isoform X4 produces the protein MPLDPLPFPPQTGWKKRCCLLPMAFRDMNARRHIGLQQLSSLALAGRTLLGPMKSCKFIVDESTNQSTLIGSAVRLIESLDLTSAAGQLLNETIQAQNKEFKTGMSTLLFLIGAWSNAVLECLQQNVPVSAIVSVMSEGLNSCCERVQCLQISIHDVNKELCSSSVRPNAFKSKTCQIGHDSLLNPQIFLYFQKDISAPEEVIPISSCSYQEDGCNSNKCLVSPLAGLGSIASLVKPAGDKSTSVISGSGVTTSSCNKLTHSRYFSTLGKSHFSSQQGNFQGYFSGQSADPCECYGFGHLAMALSHGNQASVKLLQSVVAYQQERAECSGSSQFNIAEIVTCCLLGLPENYSCVSPGFVTLVSSEQATVIKHFEDKPLRILLMDGDLTEQYRHLGFNRPCNVRTILEHPSLWEGRAGDLWLSSMLDILINFEVNLVLVKGNVCKNLMERCIANSILVIGFVTRDVLRAFGEVTSTQPVTYLTQLNASCVGSGAQVELWKACDGRAMDLGELVPVRIKVQGIPLLTAVLTTAVASKMQLIEDQFWTLVYRLHHALNDKNVFLGGGAVELLCLSHIQMLAEQPLQPANKNAVKEFHNPWLAASATEYKSVVLQALASGWKQYLSVVMCNTAKAASELEACTTVDHHLKKAADCGSPSAYILKEFRRGDLLRGGSGPFADHGEGLKVYDNVTAKMEAWRRALDLVLLVLQTDAEIISGPKRNQLLNSHMSSEFMFL, from the exons ATGCCACTTGACCCTTTACCTTTTCCACCTCAGACTGGATGGAAAAAGAG atgctgcctgctgcccatGGCTTTCCGGGATATGAACGCAAGAAGACATATTGGACTTCAGCAACTCTCATCCTTAGCGTTAGCTGGAAGAACATTATTGGGGCCAATGAAGTCATGTAAATTCATTGTGGATGAAAGCACCAACCAAAGCACATTGATTGGTTCTGCTGTGAGACTGATTGAAAGTTTGGATTTAACTAGCGCTGCCGGACAGCTTCTTAATGAAACCATTCAGGCACAAAACAAAGAGTTTAAGACTGGGATGAGCACCCTGTTGTTTCTTATTGGTGCATGGAGCAATGCCGTACTGGAGTGCCTCCAGCAGAATGTTCCTGTTTCAGCAATAGTATCTGTGATGTCTGAGGGCTTGAACTCTTGCTGTGAGAGAGTCCAGTGTCTTCAAATATCAATACACGATGTAAATAAAGAGCTGTGTTCTAGCAGTGTTAGgccaaatgcttttaaaagcaaaacttgccAAATTGGACACGACAGTCTTCTAAATCCTCagattttcctgtattttcagaaagatattTCTGCACCAGAAGAAGTAATTCCAATAAGTTCTTGTTCCTATCAAGAAGATGGTTGTAATTCTAACAAGTGCCTGGTTTCACCTTTGGCTGGCCTTGGTTCAATAGCTTCTCTTGTCAAACCAGCGGGTGACAAAAGTACATCTGTGATTTCTGGAAGTGGTGTTACCACATCCAGCTGTAACAAGTTAACCCATAGCAGATACTTCAGCACTCTaggaaaaagccatttttcaagTCAGCAAGGTAATTTTCAGGGATACTTTTCAGGACAATCAGCAGATCCATGTGAATGTTACGGTTTCGGACACCTGGCAATGGCTCTGAGCCATGGAAATCAGGCTAGTGTGAAACTGTTACAAAGCGTTGTTGCGTACCAACAAGAGAGAGCAGAATGCAGTGGCTCTTCCCAGTTTAACATTGCAGAAATTGTGACGTGTTGTTTACTGGGCCTGCCTGAAAACTATTCTTGTGTCTCCCCAGGCTTTGTCACGTTAGTATCATCAGAACAAGCCACAGTTATTAAACACTTTGAAGACAAACCCCTTCGGATTCTGCTAATGGATGGTGACCTAACTGAACAATATCGTCACTTAGGTTTTAATAGACCGTGTAACGTAAGGACCATACTGGAGCATCCTAGCCtgtgggaaggcagagcaggggacTTGTGGCTAAGCAGTATGTTAGATATTCTGATAAACTTTGAAGTAAACTTGGTTTTGGTCAAAGGAAATGTGTGCAAAAACTTAATGGAAAGATGCATAGCAAACAGTATATTGGTAATTGGTTTTGTGACTCGGGATGTGTTGCGTGCCTTTGGGGAGGTCACCAGCACCCAGCCAGTGACATACCTCACCCAGCTGAATGCATCTTGTGTGGGGAGTGGAGCCCAGGTGGAGCTGTGGAAGGCCTGCGATGGGCGTGCAATGGATCTGGGTGAGCTTGTGCCGGTCAGGATAAAAGTACAAGGAATTCCCCTGCTCACGGCCGTGCTTACCACCGCTGTAGCTTCGAAGATGCAGCTCATTGAAGACCAGTTCTGGACTTTAGTGTATCGACTCCATCATGCTTTAAATGacaagaatgtttttcttggtgGTGGTGCAGTGGAGCTCTTGTGCCTTAGTCACATTCAGATGCTTGCAGAACAGCCTTTACAGccagcaaataaaaatgctgtgaaagaGTTTCACAATCCTTGGCTGGCAGCATCTGCGACAGAGTATAAATCAGTTGTGCTCCAAGCATTAGCAAGTGGCTGGAAGCAGTATCTTTCAGTGGTTATGTGTAACACTGCAAAAGCTGCATCGGAGTTGGAAGCGTGTACCACAGTTGATCATCACCTCAAAAAAGCAGCTGACTGTGGCTCTCCCTCAGCATATATATTGAAAGAGTTTAGAAGAGGTGATCTGCTCAGGGGCGGTTCTGGTCCCTTCGCTGACCACGGAGAGGGTTTAAAGGTTTATGATAATGTTACAGCCAAGATGGAGGCGTGGCGGAGAGCTCTAGACTTGGTGCTACTAGTGCTTCAGACAGATGCTGAAATTATCTCGGGTCCCAAAAGGAATCAGCTATTGAACTCACATATGTCAAGTGAGTTTATGTTTTTATAG